From a single Pseudomonas triticicola genomic region:
- a CDS encoding HPr family phosphocarrier protein: MPAREIEIINKLGLHARASAKFVGVAGQYPDCTIRVGRTPETAVDGKSIMAMMMLAAGKGTKIYLSTEGHQEQEAMDALVALIDNYFDEGG, translated from the coding sequence ATGCCTGCTCGTGAAATCGAAATCATCAATAAGCTGGGTCTGCATGCGCGGGCATCGGCCAAATTCGTCGGCGTGGCCGGTCAGTATCCAGACTGCACGATCCGGGTGGGACGCACCCCTGAAACGGCTGTCGACGGCAAGAGCATCATGGCAATGATGATGCTCGCGGCGGGCAAAGGCACCAAAATTTATTTGAGTACCGAAGGGCATCAGGAACAGGAAGCCATGGATGCGCTGGTAGCGTTGATCGACAACTACTTCGACGAAGGTGGCTGA
- the rapZ gene encoding RNase adapter RapZ has protein sequence MRLIIVSGRSGSGKSTALNVLEDNGYYCIDNLPAGLLPELAERALIHTELAQPLVAVSIDARNLPSHLSRFPELLEDVRAKHIKCDVLYLDADEETLLKRFSETRRRHPLSNANRSLAEAIHDETALLGPIADLADLKINTTSLNLYQLRDTLKLRLLNQPEPGTAFLVESFGFKRGMPVDADLVFDVRCLPNPYWKPELRAQSGLDAPVAEYLAQQPDVEEMYQDIYAYLNKWLPRFAASNRAYVTIAIGCTGGHHRSVYLTERLGLALQKTLKNVQVRHRDLT, from the coding sequence ATGCGTTTGATCATTGTCAGTGGCCGTTCGGGCTCGGGTAAAAGTACCGCCCTGAATGTCCTTGAGGACAACGGCTACTACTGCATCGACAATTTGCCGGCCGGTTTGCTGCCGGAACTGGCCGAGCGTGCGCTGATTCACACGGAGCTGGCGCAGCCGCTGGTCGCCGTGTCGATTGATGCGCGCAACCTGCCCAGCCATCTGTCACGCTTTCCCGAATTGCTCGAAGACGTCCGTGCCAAACACATCAAGTGCGATGTGCTGTATCTGGACGCCGACGAGGAAACTCTGCTCAAGCGTTTTTCCGAGACCCGGCGACGTCACCCGCTGAGCAACGCCAATCGCTCACTGGCCGAGGCGATTCACGATGAAACCGCCCTGCTCGGCCCGATCGCCGATCTGGCCGATCTGAAAATCAACACCACTAGCCTGAACCTCTATCAGCTTCGCGACACTCTGAAGCTGCGCCTGCTGAATCAGCCGGAACCCGGCACGGCGTTTCTGGTTGAATCATTTGGCTTCAAGCGCGGCATGCCGGTCGATGCCGATCTGGTCTTCGATGTGCGCTGCCTGCCCAATCCGTACTGGAAACCGGAGCTGCGCGCGCAATCGGGCCTTGATGCACCGGTGGCCGAGTACCTGGCGCAGCAGCCGGATGTCGAAGAAATGTATCAGGACATCTACGCCTACCTGAACAAGTGGCTGCCACGTTTCGCCGCCAGCAACCGTGCTTACGTGACCATTGCCATCGGCTGCACCGGCGGGCACCACCGCTCCGTCTACCTGACCGAACGTCTGGGCCTGGCCCTGCAGAAAACCCTGAAGAACGTCCAGGTTCGCCACCGCGACCTCACCTAA
- a CDS encoding ZIP family metal transporter, translating into MGTETLAIGSGRMFRYAVGSLLLLAGMTLLVAHGLQWLNLEPKLLRALQGGAICALGTALGAVPVLVIRRMPQALSDTLLGFGAGVMLAATAFSLIVPGIAAAESLGLTPWAASGLICFGILLGAFGLYLVDRRVSGASPEMLVGTLEQPVIPPRIWLFVFAIIAHNIPEGMAVGVSAGGGMADADSLAMGIALQDVPEGLVIALVLAGAGMSRVRAFLIGAASGLVEPVFALLCAWLVSLAQVLLPLGLALAAGAMLLVVTHEVIPESRRHGHDKLASLGLLIGFCLMMVMDTALG; encoded by the coding sequence ATGGGCACGGAAACACTGGCGATTGGCAGCGGGCGCATGTTTCGTTACGCGGTGGGCTCGCTGTTGCTGCTGGCGGGGATGACTTTGCTGGTCGCCCACGGTTTGCAATGGCTGAATCTGGAACCGAAGCTGTTGCGCGCGTTGCAGGGCGGTGCCATCTGCGCATTGGGCACGGCGCTTGGCGCGGTGCCGGTGCTGGTGATCCGGCGCATGCCGCAGGCACTCAGCGACACCTTGCTGGGATTTGGTGCCGGAGTGATGCTGGCGGCGACGGCGTTTTCGCTGATCGTGCCGGGCATTGCGGCAGCTGAGAGCCTTGGCCTGACGCCGTGGGCCGCCAGTGGCCTGATCTGCTTCGGCATCCTGCTCGGCGCGTTCGGTCTTTATCTGGTGGATCGGCGCGTTTCGGGTGCCTCGCCGGAGATGCTCGTCGGCACGCTGGAGCAACCGGTGATTCCACCGCGAATCTGGCTGTTCGTGTTCGCCATCATCGCGCACAACATTCCAGAAGGCATGGCGGTTGGCGTATCTGCCGGCGGCGGGATGGCGGACGCCGACAGCCTGGCGATGGGCATTGCGTTGCAGGATGTGCCGGAAGGACTGGTGATTGCGTTGGTGCTGGCCGGGGCAGGGATGTCGCGGGTCAGGGCATTTTTGATTGGCGCGGCGTCTGGGCTGGTCGAACCGGTATTTGCACTGTTATGTGCGTGGCTGGTGAGTCTGGCTCAGGTGCTGTTGCCGCTGGGGCTGGCACTGGCGGCCGGGGCGATGTTGCTGGTGGTGACCCACGAAGTGATCCCGGAGTCGCGCCGTCATGGGCATGACAAGCTGGCGAGTCTGGGCCTGTTGATCGGGTTCTGTCTGATGATGGTGATGGATACGGCGTTGGGTTGA
- a CDS encoding superoxide dismutase: MAFTLPALPYAYDALEPHIDAQTMEIHYTKHHQTYINNLNAAVEGTEFAEWPVEKLVASVQQLPEKLRAAVINQGGGHANHSLFWEVMVPNGGGKPNGALAKAIDEQLGGLDSFKEAFTKAALTRFGSGWAWLSVTPEKKLVVESSGNQDSPLMTGNTPILGLDVWEHAYYLRYQNRRPEYINAFYNVINWPEVAARYQAALV; this comes from the coding sequence ATGGCTTTTACCTTGCCTGCCTTGCCTTATGCCTACGATGCCCTCGAGCCGCACATCGATGCGCAGACCATGGAAATCCATTACACCAAGCATCACCAGACCTACATCAACAACCTCAACGCCGCCGTGGAAGGCACCGAATTCGCCGAGTGGCCAGTGGAAAAACTCGTCGCCAGCGTCCAGCAACTGCCGGAAAAACTTCGCGCGGCGGTGATCAATCAGGGCGGCGGCCACGCCAACCATTCGCTGTTCTGGGAAGTGATGGTGCCCAACGGTGGCGGCAAGCCCAACGGCGCTCTGGCCAAGGCCATCGACGAGCAACTGGGCGGACTCGACAGTTTCAAGGAAGCCTTCACCAAGGCCGCGCTGACCCGTTTCGGCAGCGGTTGGGCCTGGCTCAGCGTGACACCGGAGAAAAAACTGGTCGTGGAAAGCAGCGGCAATCAGGACAGCCCGCTGATGACCGGCAACACACCAATCCTTGGTCTCGACGTCTGGGAGCACGCCTACTACCTGCGCTACCAGAACCGTCGCCCGGAATACATCAACGCGTTCTACAACGTGATTAATTGGCCGGAAGTTGCTGCGCGCTATCAGGCCGCACTGGTTTAA
- the pmbA gene encoding metalloprotease PmbA has translation MSAVQSVGPQALPALQEQVEQIIAEAKRQGASACEVAVSLEQGLSTSVRQREVETVEFNRDQGFGITLYVGQRKGSASTSATGPEAIRETVAAALAIAKHTSEDEASGLADAALMARDVQDFDLFHEWDITPEQAIEKALLCEAAAFDADARIKNADGTTLSTHQGCRVYGNSHGFIGGYASTRHSLSCVMIAEADGQMQRDYWYDVNRQGSLLADPVSIGQRAAQRAASRLGARPVPTCEVPVLFSAELAGGLFGSFLSAVSGGSLYRKSSFLEGTLGQKLFPEWLTIDERPHLMRAMGSASYDGDGLATYAKPFVEKGELVSYILGTYSGRKLGMPSTANAGGVHNLFVTHGDEDQAALLKRMGRGLLVTELMGHGLNMVTGDYSRGAAGFWVENGEIQFAVQEVTIAGNMRDMFKQIVAVGNDLELRSNIRTGSVLIERMTVAGS, from the coding sequence ATGAGTGCAGTTCAAAGCGTCGGCCCGCAGGCATTGCCGGCACTGCAAGAACAGGTCGAGCAGATCATCGCCGAAGCCAAGCGCCAGGGCGCCAGCGCCTGTGAAGTCGCGGTGTCGCTGGAGCAGGGGCTGTCGACCTCGGTGCGTCAGCGCGAGGTCGAAACCGTTGAATTCAACCGTGATCAGGGTTTTGGCATCACCCTGTACGTCGGCCAGCGCAAAGGTTCGGCCAGCACCTCGGCCACCGGGCCGGAGGCGATTCGTGAAACCGTCGCAGCAGCACTGGCCATCGCCAAACACACCTCCGAGGACGAAGCCTCGGGTCTGGCCGATGCGGCGCTGATGGCCAGGGATGTGCAGGATTTCGACCTGTTCCACGAGTGGGACATCACCCCGGAGCAGGCCATCGAGAAGGCTTTGCTCTGCGAGGCCGCGGCGTTCGATGCCGATGCGCGGATCAAGAACGCCGACGGCACCACCCTCAGCACCCATCAGGGCTGCCGGGTTTACGGCAACAGCCACGGTTTCATCGGCGGTTACGCATCGACCCGGCACAGCCTGAGTTGCGTGATGATCGCTGAAGCCGACGGCCAGATGCAGCGCGATTACTGGTACGACGTCAATCGCCAGGGCAGTCTGCTCGCCGATCCGGTGAGCATCGGCCAGCGTGCCGCGCAACGTGCAGCCAGCCGTCTGGGCGCGCGGCCGGTGCCGACATGCGAGGTGCCGGTGCTGTTTTCCGCCGAACTGGCGGGCGGTCTGTTCGGCAGCTTCCTCTCGGCAGTATCCGGCGGCAGTCTGTATCGCAAATCGTCGTTTCTCGAAGGCACACTGGGGCAGAAGCTGTTTCCGGAATGGCTGACCATTGATGAGCGTCCGCATCTGATGCGTGCCATGGGCAGTGCTTCCTACGACGGTGATGGCCTGGCGACTTACGCGAAACCGTTCGTCGAAAAGGGCGAGTTGGTCTCCTACATCCTCGGCACCTATTCCGGGCGCAAACTGGGCATGCCGAGCACCGCCAACGCGGGCGGGGTGCACAACCTGTTCGTCACCCATGGCGATGAAGATCAGGCAGCGCTGTTGAAGCGCATGGGCCGAGGTCTGCTGGTCACCGAATTGATGGGCCACGGCCTGAACATGGTCACCGGCGACTATTCGCGCGGTGCGGCGGGCTTCTGGGTGGAAAACGGCGAGATCCAGTTCGCTGTGCAGGAAGTGACCATCGCCGGCAACATGCGCGACATGTTCAAGCAGATTGTCGCGGTGGGTAATGATCTGGAGCTGCGCAGCAACATCCGCACCGGCTCGGTGTTGATCGAGCGGATGACTGTCGCCGGCAGCTAA
- the yjgA gene encoding ribosome biogenesis factor YjgA, which produces MVDSYDDSLDTGEKSKSQVKRELHALVDLGERLTTLKPDLVAKLPLTDALRRALADAPKHTANIARKRHLQFIGKLMRDQDTDAILTLLDQLDASTRQYNERFHNLERWRDRLIAGDDAVLEKFVIEYPDADRQQLRSLIRQAQHEVAQNKPPASSRKIFKYIRELDETQRGLR; this is translated from the coding sequence ATGGTTGATTCTTACGACGACTCCCTCGATACGGGAGAAAAAAGCAAATCTCAGGTCAAACGCGAGTTGCATGCGCTGGTTGACCTCGGCGAGCGCCTGACCACACTCAAGCCTGATCTGGTCGCCAAACTGCCGTTGACCGACGCTTTGCGCCGGGCATTGGCCGATGCGCCCAAGCACACCGCGAACATCGCGCGTAAACGGCATTTGCAGTTCATCGGCAAACTGATGCGCGACCAGGACACTGACGCGATTCTGACTCTGCTCGATCAACTCGATGCCTCCACTCGCCAGTACAACGAGCGTTTCCATAATCTGGAACGCTGGCGTGACCGCCTGATCGCGGGCGATGACGCCGTGCTGGAGAAATTCGTCATCGAGTACCCGGATGCCGATCGCCAGCAATTGCGTTCCCTGATCCGTCAGGCCCAGCATGAGGTTGCGCAAAACAAACCGCCTGCTTCGAGCCGCAAGATCTTCAAATACATTCGGGAGCTGGACGAGACTCAACGCGGCCTGCGTTGA